Sequence from the Pirellulales bacterium genome:
GACCGCGGCATCGGGCCGCAACTCAGCCAACGGCGCCGCGACGACCGGCGGTTCCGACTCGATCGCCGGTTCCTCGGCGCCGAAGTCATTTCCACCGACGGCGAGCAATTTCTCGCTCGCGATCTCGGGCCCCGCGGCGGAACGCATCGCGGGGGGGAGCATCGACTCGGGCAGCACTGTCGCCAATTGCAGCAGGTCTGCCTGTCGCCCGCCGATCCAAAGCATGAGGTACCCGCCGGCGAGCGTCCCGACGGCGCCGAACAGAACGACCCCGACGAGCGTTCGCACCCAACTGCCGCGAACTCGCCGTCGGGGGCGCCCCACGGCGATCGGCTTCGACAGCGTCACCGCATCAGCCGCTTCCGCGGGCCGGGCGGCGAGGGCCGCGCTCAGGTTGAGTTCCGCCGGCGCTTCGTCCGCGAGGAGTTCCTCAATCTCCGAGGCGTCGGCGTTGAGACGGAACGCGCCGAGCGCCTCGCTGACGGCCGGGATCGACTCCGGTTCCGGCGCCGCCTCGGACGAGGCCGACTGGCGAGCGAAGTCGCGCAGCGAATCGCCGACATCGTCCCGTGCCGCCGTCGCCAGCGGCTCGCAGGGCGTCTCCTCGGCCGGCTGCGATCCTCTAGCGCCGAGGTCGAGGGCTGCGCGGCCGTTGGCGGACGACTTCGATCGCAGTTCGGCAAGCAGCGAGTCAATCTCCTCGGCCGCTTCCCGCTGCGCGTCGGTTTGATCAGGATCCTCCTCCCCGGCCGCGGCGCCGGCGTTCGTTCTTCCTTTGACCGGATCGGCCGAGTCAGCGGCGTCGGCTGATTCGAACTCTGCCGCGATGAATGGCGATGCTTCGTCGGCCAAGGGATTGATCGAGGGTTTCCCCGTCTCGGTCTCGTTGTCGGCGGCAGGGGCGTCGCAGGTTGCGGGGTCGACGTCTTCCAGCCACTGCGAGAAGTCGCGGTTCGGCGAGTCGCCGAGCACGGCCGGCGCCGAAGTGAGGGATCGCAGGCGAGCTGAGAGACTCTCCAGCGGGTCGGCGCTCAGCAGCGAGTCGCCTGCCGACTGCGTCGCCGGCTCCGTCTCGACCGGCGCAGGTCGCGAAACGATCCGCGCCAGAGGCGCACGACGCACCGCGGCGGCGTCTCGCGCGAACTTGCCGCCGCACACAGGGCACTCCAGCGTCGCCTCGTCCGGGGCGTCGTCGGGAAGCGCCAACTCGGTCGAGCAGCGCGGGCATCCGCAGATCATCGTCATGGCGAGGAATTCCATTCGCGCGAATTGCTGCTGGATCTCTTGGGCAAGTGCGGCCCCCGTCCCGGAGCGAAGCCGCGGATGCCGTCATCCAGCCCGGCAGTTGTATTCTAGCAGCCTCGTCTTCGTGCGCCGGGGCCGAATTGCCCTGTCGACCCCCGGCGCCAGCATCTCGAATTCGGGTCGAGGCGGTCGCTTGCTTTCCCAGCCGTTACAACCGATACAGCTCGCTGTACTTAGCCGTGCATTGCCCGAGCCAGTCGGCGTGCGACAGCGGCTTGCCGGTGATCCGCTCGGCGAGCTGCGCGGCCGAGTAGCGCCGACCATGGCGGTGAATGTTCGCGCGGAGCCATTCCAACAGCGGCGCGAACTCGCCGCGGGCGAACATCGTCGGCAGGTCGCCCAAATCGCGCTCCGCCTGGGCGAAGAACTGAGCCGCGTAAAGATTGCCCAGCGCGTACGTGGGGAAGTAGCCGAACGCACCGCCGCTCCAGTGAACGTCCTGCAGCACTCCCTGGGCGTCGTTGGGGGGAGTGACGCCGAGATAACTCTCGTACGCGGCCCGCCACGCGTCCGGCAAATCGCGCGCGGCGAGCCGGCCCTCGATCAACTGTCGCTCCAGATCGAACCGGATGCAGATGTGCAGGTTGTAGGTCACCTCGTCCGCGTCGACGCGAATCAGCGACGGCGCCACGGCGTTCACCGCGCCGTAGAACTCGTCGACCCCGGCGTCGGCGAGCGCCGGAAACCGCGCCGCCGCGCGGGGGAGCATGGACTGCCAGAACGCCCGACTTCGGGCGACTTGGTTTTCCCACATCCGCGACTGCGACTCGTGAATCCCCAGCGAGGTCGCCTCGCCCAGCGGCAGGCCGAACTGCTCGGCGGGGAGCCCCTGCTCGTACAGACCATGCCCCGCCTCGTGGAGGATGCTGAAAAACGCATCGCCGAAATCGTTGCGGCGGTACCGCGTCGTGAGTCGCACGTCGCGCGGGCCCGAGGTGGAACAGAACGGGTGGACCGTCCTATCGAGCCGGCCGGCGTTGAAATCGAACCCGATCGCCGCGGCCGCCTCGATTCCGAACGCTTCTTGCGCGTCTTCGGGAAAGTCGCGCTGCAGCACGTCGGACTGCGGTCCGCGATCGCTGCCGACGATCTGGTCGACCAGCGGCGCCAGGGCGTCGCGCAAGCCCTCCAACACGCGCGCCACGTTGGCGGTCGTCTCGCCCGGTTCGAATTCGTCGAGCAGCGGGTCGTACGGAGTGGCGTCGTAACCGAGCGCCGAAGCCTGCTCGCGCTTCAGGGCGAGCGTCTGATCGAGCACCGGCAGGAACATTGCAAAGTCGTCGGCCCCCCGAGCCTCGGCCCAGATCTGCTGCCCCCGAACGCTCAGCCGCGACAACTCCTCGACCAGTTCCTGCGGCAACTTCGTCTCGCGTTGGTAGTCGCGGCGCATCAGTCGGATGATCGCCCCCGCATCGCTGTCGGGATCGGCCGCGAGCGGCGAGTCGGCGAGCGTCGCCAGCCACTCGCCCCGCACTGGGTCGATTTGTCGGCGATGGATTTCTCCGGCCAGGAAGGCGACCTGCTCAGCCCGATAGTCTCCCCCCGCGGGCGGGAGCTTCGTCCGCTCGTCCCATTCCAACAGGCCCACGACGCTCCTCAGAAGCCCTGTCTGGCGGGCGTGAGAACATAGTTGGTCGAACAACTCGGCAGGAGCAGGCATGCTGGACATGGGGGCAAGGGCTTTGTGACGGGGGAGTGCGAGCAGCGCGGGCTCTCACCCTACGGCGCCTCGCCCGGTCCGACAATGCCGCGGCAGCCGTCGCCCAGCCGTCGCGAGGGCAAGGTCCTCGGTCGTACCTGCTGGCGGCGGTTCTGCGGGGCGCGGCATTGAGACTTGCGACTGCTACAATGCACCGGCCCGACCGGTTGCGCGCGACGCAGGCAAGCTCCATCCCCCGCGGACAGGTTCCCGATGCTCGATATCCTGGTGATCGCTCCCCATCCCGACGACGCCGAATTGGGGGCCGGCGGGGCCATGCTCAAGTGGAAAGCCGAGGGTTTGCGCGTCGGGGTCCTCGATCTCACCACGGGCGAGCCGACTCCGCACGGCTCGTCGGAGATCCGTGCTCGCGAGACGGCCGCGGCCACCGCGATCCTGGGGCTCGAGTGGCGGGGCAATCTGGGCCTCCCCAATCGCAGCCTGCAACCGACGCTCGAGGCTCGGGCCCAACTAGCCGGGGTGATCCGTCAGCAGCGCCCGCGGTGGCTGCTGGGGCCGTATTGGGTCGACGCTCATCCCGACCATGTCGCGGCGATCGAACTCGTCGAGGCGGCCCGGTTCTGGGCGAAGCTCACCAAGACCGACCTGCCGGGCAAACCGCACCATCCCGAGCGGATCTACAACTATTACTGCGTCCATCTGAAGCTCGCCCCCCAGCCGGCGTTCGTGCTCGACATTTCCGACGTGTGGGAGCAGAAGGCCGCGGCGATCGCGGCGTACCAGAGCCAGTTTGTCACGGGTCGACCTGTCGACTCGCCGACGTTCCTGGAACGCTTGCGCGACGAAGCGGCGTATTGGGGCAAGACGATCGGCGTTCGCTACGGCGAGCCGTTCACCTGCCGCGAACCGCTGGGATTGGCGACGACGGTCGGGCTGATCTAGCGGTCAGTTCCGAGGGTCGCTCGTGAGCATCCCTAGGCAGGACCCGAGCGAACGATCGGGATCAGCAAGGCGCCGCCGCGAGTCGTTCGCCGCATGGCGCGTTCAAGCGTTGCGTCGTAATGCCGTTGACGACACGTCGGAGCGGAACGCGGCTTCGGGCACCTCGTCGCAGAGTTGCGACAGGGCCGGCGGCAGGGGCAGGGTCCCCAGCGTGGCGAACCTCTCCGCCTCGGCGCGGCCGAACACGAGAAATCGACAGCCGAGCGTTGCGAGCTCGGCAAGCGCTTCGTCACGATCCGCCTCGCCGCCGTAGTACCGCGGCTGGGCGATCCGGGCGATCGTGTCGGCCCCCACGACGAAGACGCACCCCGGGGCGAGGCGGGCCTTTTCGACGAACGTCGGCGCCGCCGTGAGCACCAGCGGCGCTCCCCTGAATTGCTCGGCCCGCGCGGCGATCTCCAGGAAATCGAGCGGCGGCTTGTCGACGTTGGCGATCGACAGCTCGAACGCAACCGGCCGACCGAGCCGCTCGGCCGCGATCGCCGCCATCCGGCGATGCCCCTCGTGGAGCGGGTGGAACGCCCCGGGGAAGAGCGCTCGCGGAGAGCGGCGCGTTCCAAATTCGCTCGCCGCGCGCCAGGTTCCTTGCTCGTCGCAGCAGGCGGCAGCTGCGCGGCCGGCGAGGAGCGCGGCGACCGGCTGCGGGGCGGTCGCTACGCTCGCATCGATCGCTTCGCCGGGCAGCAACAGCGGCGCCAACAGGGCCCCGCGCGACGAGCTCGCCCCGAGGATCGCATCGCCCAGGGCGTCGAGGACCAAAGCCGCCGCGACGATTTCCTCCTCGTCGCGGCTGCGGGCGTCCTTCGTCAGTCCCAGCGAGCGGACCTCGGTCGTCGTCGCCGTCTGCACGGCGACATGGACGCGGTGTGCGCCGCGCTTGGGGCGATCGCTCGCCAAGCTGGCGGTGCAGCCGGCGCCGAGGAGTCGCTCGATCGGCGCCTCGGGCGCCAGCCGGCGGGCTCGCTGCCACGCGGCCATTGCCATGGCGCGGGCGGTTGCGTCGCTGCAGGCTTGCTCGGGCGCGGCGCCGAGCCACGCGGTCAGCGCTGCGGCCGAATAGGGGACGACCGCCTCAAGAACGGTTCGCGACGCACCGGGCGTTTGGGCCAACGCGGCGATCGCCCCGGTTCCTCCCCCGGCGCACGCCAACACGAATTGCCTCCCGTGGGCGTGAATCGCCGCGGAGATCTCGGTTGCGCGGTGCGGATCCCATGCTGAAGTCATCGCATCAGTCGACATGAACGAATAAGCGTCGGGCCGGGGCGAAGCGCCGGCGACGAGGGCCCGGTTCGCCTCGACGCGATCCGCGGGGAGCCGTATGTCGCCAATCCGCAACCTCGTGAGTCCGCAACCCGGGACGATGTTGCCGAAACGCCACGTCCGACGCCAAGTTCGCGGCGGCCGCAACAATCTTCCCGCCCCGGGCAGTCCCCAATTTCCGCAGCATAGTAGGTTTTTAGCAGGGAGACAGCGCCGCTCGGCACGTCCCTTGCCATTTCACGGGGCAGACGCCGTTTTTCGGCGTCCGCCCGCCAGCGCGAGACCGACCGCTCCGTCGACGAACACGTCGACTTGTTTGTCACGGTCTTGTCAGACAGGTATCGCCATGCGGGCCAAGTTGCACCCAAGCGACGAGTGGCTCCGGATGGCCGATGTGGTCGAAATCACCGACCTGGCGGAACTCGATCATTATCGCATGGCGTGGAACGCCCTGCTGCCGGCGACGCCGCGGGCCTCGTTCTTCCACACCTTCGACTGGTTTGCGGCCCAATGGCGTCACGCCGCGGGACCCGACCGGCGGTTTCGCGTGTTGGCAATCCGCTCCGCCGGCTCGATCGTCGGCATCGTGCCGTTGTGCGTCCAGACCGAGCGGTACCGGCTGGGCCGCGTGCGGGTGCTGACCTATCCGCTTGCCGACTGGGGAATGTGGTACGGCCCGATCGGCCCCAACCAAGCGGCCTCGATGCGATTGGCGATGCAGCACGTCCGCAACGCGCCGCGCGATTGGGACTTGCTGGAACTGCGCTGGCTGGACGCCGCCCCCTGCGACCGCAGCGGGGCGGTCGCCTCGCTGCTGGCCGTCGGCATGCCCGCGCGGATGAGTCGGTACCAATCCACCTCGGTCGTCGAGTTTAAGCCGTCGTGGGACGAGTATCTCGCCGGCCGGTCGAGCAAGTGGCGTCATGAGTTGCGCCGGCAGTTGCGCGTCGTCGACGAACTGGGTGACGTGGAGTTCGTGCGGCATCGTCCCGCCGGGGCCGTCCGCGGCGACGCCGACCCGCGTTGGGATTTGTTCGACGATTGCCAGCGCGTCGCCGCCGCTAGTTGGCAGGGTCGGTCGAACTCGGGCAATACGATCTCGCACGGCGACGTCCGCGAGTTTCTCCGCGAGTCCCATGCCGCGGCCGCGCGGCTGGGGATGCTTGACGTGGCGCTGTTGAAAGTCGACGGCGTCCCTGCCGCGTTTGCCTACAACTATTTCTACGACGGCCACGTCGTCGGGCTGCGGATTGGCTACGACAAGAGCGTCTCCGATCGGGGCCTCGGCCGGGCGCTGTTGGCCCATGTGATTCGCGACAGTTGCCGGCGCGGGGACAAGGAGATCGACATGGGTCCCGGGGATTACGACTTCAAACGCCGCTTCCGGACCCGCGTCGAGACGAGCGCCCGCGTGGTCCACTATCCCCCGTTGGCGATGCGTTCGCTGGGAGTGCGGCTGACCCGCTGGCTCAAGACCCAGCCGTTCGTCCAGGACGGGGGAAAGCAACCGGCCGTAGGCGAGCCGTCGGTCGTTTGACGAAGCGGCGGTCGCGACGGCCGTATTGACCCCTGCGGGCAAGGGCGCCTGAGTCGCGTCGGGCGCCGCAGGGGCGAATCCCAACGACGGCTCAGGCGCCTGCCGCGCGAGGCGCCGTCCCCCCTCTTCCCGCGGTCGGGGCGCACGTGGTGCGCAGCCGAACGCGAGCGGCGATGACTTGAGAAGCTCGGCCGTCGAGCGACGGCGGCGAGGCGCTCGAGGGGAGCCGGCGACAATTAGCGAGTTTGCGGCTCGCTGACGTTCTCGGCGTTCATCTCGGCCAGGGCCGCCGCCTCGCGGGCCAGTTTGAATTCCGGCCCAGGGGCGTAGTACTGAACGTCGTCCGATAGATGGTGCGGACTCGGCAACGTCTGTCCGGCGACGTCAATCTGGCAGCCAGTGACCCCCAGGCAACCGCAAGCGAGCATTCCGCCGGCCCACCAGGGCATCCGACGACGAGACGAGGGCGAAGTCGCATTCACAACTACGGCTCCTGGCGAGGAGGGGGCGAGCTCGGCCGGCGCGGCTTGGCCGCGACGGAAAGAGCGACCTAGTGCTTTGCCGACCCAAAAATTGACATGTGTCAAAGCGCTCGTTCCAAACGGCCGCACGGCGGCCGACGAGTTTCGGGCGTTACAATCGTTATCGACCGCGTGACCCGCAAACTTTGACCTGTCCGCTGAATTCTCCCGCTGGACTCTCCCGCTGGCGGCGCCAGCATTTCCCCGGGATGAAGGGTCCGTTCCGGCGTCGACCGCCCCGCTGCAGGGCGAACTGCTAGAATGACCGTGGTCGCCGGGCGTCACTTGTCTGGGTCGATCTCAGCTTTCCGCGCGTCGCTCCCCCGGAACGGAGTTGTGCCGACATGCTAGCAAGAACTCTTCTTTGCGCCCTGGTCACGGCGACAGCCCTGGCGTCGGCGTCCCGGGCGACGGCCCAGGCTGTTTATCGGGACTCGATCCCGGGACAGGCGTACTTTGCCGGGACCGCCTCGCTGTACCGCGGCGATTACCGCGACGCGATCCGTTCGCTCAACTCCGGCGCCCGCGGCGCCATCCAGACGATCAACGCCCGGTGGGTCGATTCGGTCTGCTTCTACGCGATGCTGGGCGAGACGTACTATCACGCCGGGCGGTACCAGGATGCGCTCGCTCAGTTCGACGCCGCCTGCAGTCTGCTGCTGCAGAACCGGCAGTGGCTGTTGCGGGTGCAGTTCGAGCAGTTGACTCCCGACCCGACCGTCGCCCGCCGGGCGGCGCCGTGGGGCGTCACCGGGCGGCAAGTCGTTCCCGCACGGTTCGGCAACACGATGGCGGTCAGCCAGGGCCAGTTCGACAACAGTCAGGCCGTCGCCCAGGGCGGGGTCGTCCAGCAGTTGCAGTTTTGGCAAGTGAACGTCGTCGAGATCATGCGCTGCTCGGCCCTGGCCATCCGCCGCCGCAACGAGATCCTCGGCCCGCTGGCCAAGTACGACAAGCTCTCGGGCGACATGACGCGGCTGTACGCGGGCGGAGGCGGCGCGCCCCCCAACCATTGGTCCAACGCGTGGACTTCGCTGCTGCGCGGAATCGCCCAGGCGGGGGTCGGCGACACGACGCAAGCGGCTCGCTCGCTCGAAGCGGCGGTGCTCGCCGGAGGGCGGTTCGATCACCCCCTCACGGGCCTTGCCCTGTTGGAACAAGGCCGGCTTGCCATGGCAGGGGGCGAACCGCTGGTCGCGGAGAGTCTGCTGGCCGAGGCGAGCTTTTCCGCGTTCCAGTTCAGCGACCCCGCCGTCGTCGACGAGGCGTTTCGCTTGATCGCGATGAATCGTCAGGCCGCTGGAGCGCGGGACGTCAGTCCCTTGTGGCAGCCTGCCGCAGCATGGGCCCGCCGAGATCGGTTCGAACACATCGCCGCGCGCGCCCAATTGGCCGCTGGGGAGGAACTGCTGGTCGTGGGGAATCATGCCGCGGCGGCTTCCGCACTGAAGGACGCTCAGAGCCGCATGCGCGACGCCCGCTCCGGCCAGTTGGGGATCGCCGCGGGGTTGCTCGACGCTCGGCTGCAATACGCTTTGGGGCGCGATTCGGCTGCGGCGGCGTTCAACGCGGCGCTGGCGGCGCAAAGCGACGCCTCGCTCCGCAACTTCCAGATCGCTTTGGCCAATCAGATGTTCGACGCCCAGACCTTGCCGACGCGCGGGGCTCAGGACGTCTACGCCCAAATGCTCGCCGATCCCGGGGCCGCGGATCTGGCCTTTCGGTTCCTTGATGCGCTGGCCGTGATGAAGACCCCGCACGACGCGGCGTTCGATCGCTGGTTCGCCGCGGCGCTGGAGCGAAACAACGTCGGCTATCTGATCGAGGTGGCCGATCGCGCCAAGCGTCGGCGGTACCACCAGCTTCTCCCCTGGGGGGGCCGGATTGACGCCATGCGGTTGGCGACGGCGGCGCCGCTCGGATCGCGCGACCCGCAATCCGCTCAAACGCGGCGCGACTTGCTGGCCGGTTTCCCCGACTTGGCCGCGGCGCTGGCGACCGAGCAGTCGCTCCGCACGCAGATTCAACAGCAATGGCTCCCCGAGCTTGAACTTGACGCCAAACGCCGCCAGACGCGGCTTTGGAAGGAGTACGCCGCGGCGATCGGCGCCCGCGAGCAGGAAGTGGCCGCGGCGGCGTTGACTCGCGTGCCGGTCGACTTCGCCTTCCCCCCGCGGGCCGAGACGGTTCAGGTCCAGCAGCGGCTTCGCCCCGGGCAGGCGATCCTCGTGTTCCACGACAGTCCCGCAGGCCTGTCGGCCATGTTGATGACCTCGAAAACCGCGTCCCATTGGAACTGCGGCCCCGCCGGACGCCTCGGACCCGCGGTCACGCAGTTGCTGCGCGCCCTGGGCAATTACGACGCGAATCGCGAGATCTCGACCGACGAACTGGCCTCCGACGAATGGCACGCGGCGAGCGACAAGGTCTTCGCCGCGTTGTTCGAGGGCGCCCGCCAGCCTCCCCACGCGATCAAGGAACTGGTGATTGTTCCCGACGGCGTCACATGGTACGTGCCGTTCGAGGCGCTCTGGATCGAGGGAGAAGATCGCTCGGCGTCTTGGATTTCTTTCACGCAGATTCGGTACGCCCCGACCGTGGGACTTGCCATCCGGCACGATGGCCCCTGGCGTCGAGTCCAACGAACCGGCGTCGTCCTGGGGAGCCTCTCTCCCGGCAAGACCGTCGAAGAGCAGACCGACGCGGCCGAGATCATCCGCGACGCGGTCACGGGGGCGATCACGCTCGACGGTTCGCTGACGGCGCCGGGATACGTCGCCGGGTCGGCGCTCGACGGGCTGGTCGTGCTGACCGACGTCGACGCGACGTCCGGCGGGCCGCTCGATTGGAATCCCGCGCCGCTCCCTGAGGACCGCCGGGGGGCGCTCGCCGATTGGCTGCTGCTCGCCGGGACGGGGCCGCAGCGGGTCGTTCTCCCCGGGCTTCACACCCTGGCCGAGACGGGGGGGCGCGGCTCGCGGCGAGCCGGTTCGCTCGCGCCGGGCGACGAGCTCTTCGCCGGGAGCTGCGCCCTCGCCTCCGCGGGGGCCGAGACGGTGTTGTTGTCGCGGTGGCGCGTCGGAGGGGATTCGGCGCTGCAACTGGTCCACGATTTTTTGCAGGAAGCGCCCCATTCCGCAGCGGCGGACGCATGGCAGCGGAGCGTGCAACTGGCGATGGAAACCCCTGTCGATC
This genomic interval carries:
- a CDS encoding carboxypeptidase M32, with the protein product MPAPAELFDQLCSHARQTGLLRSVVGLLEWDERTKLPPAGGDYRAEQVAFLAGEIHRRQIDPVRGEWLATLADSPLAADPDSDAGAIIRLMRRDYQRETKLPQELVEELSRLSVRGQQIWAEARGADDFAMFLPVLDQTLALKREQASALGYDATPYDPLLDEFEPGETTANVARVLEGLRDALAPLVDQIVGSDRGPQSDVLQRDFPEDAQEAFGIEAAAAIGFDFNAGRLDRTVHPFCSTSGPRDVRLTTRYRRNDFGDAFFSILHEAGHGLYEQGLPAEQFGLPLGEATSLGIHESQSRMWENQVARSRAFWQSMLPRAAARFPALADAGVDEFYGAVNAVAPSLIRVDADEVTYNLHICIRFDLERQLIEGRLAARDLPDAWRAAYESYLGVTPPNDAQGVLQDVHWSGGAFGYFPTYALGNLYAAQFFAQAERDLGDLPTMFARGEFAPLLEWLRANIHRHGRRYSAAQLAERITGKPLSHADWLGQCTAKYSELYRL
- the bshB1 gene encoding bacillithiol biosynthesis deacetylase BshB1 — translated: MLDILVIAPHPDDAELGAGGAMLKWKAEGLRVGVLDLTTGEPTPHGSSEIRARETAAATAILGLEWRGNLGLPNRSLQPTLEARAQLAGVIRQQRPRWLLGPYWVDAHPDHVAAIELVEAARFWAKLTKTDLPGKPHHPERIYNYYCVHLKLAPQPAFVLDISDVWEQKAAAIAAYQSQFVTGRPVDSPTFLERLRDEAAYWGKTIGVRYGEPFTCREPLGLATTVGLI
- a CDS encoding GNAT family N-acetyltransferase, producing the protein MRAKLHPSDEWLRMADVVEITDLAELDHYRMAWNALLPATPRASFFHTFDWFAAQWRHAAGPDRRFRVLAIRSAGSIVGIVPLCVQTERYRLGRVRVLTYPLADWGMWYGPIGPNQAASMRLAMQHVRNAPRDWDLLELRWLDAAPCDRSGAVASLLAVGMPARMSRYQSTSVVEFKPSWDEYLAGRSSKWRHELRRQLRVVDELGDVEFVRHRPAGAVRGDADPRWDLFDDCQRVAAASWQGRSNSGNTISHGDVREFLRESHAAAARLGMLDVALLKVDGVPAAFAYNYFYDGHVVGLRIGYDKSVSDRGLGRALLAHVIRDSCRRGDKEIDMGPGDYDFKRRFRTRVETSARVVHYPPLAMRSLGVRLTRWLKTQPFVQDGGKQPAVGEPSVV
- a CDS encoding CHAT domain-containing protein, coding for MLARTLLCALVTATALASASRATAQAVYRDSIPGQAYFAGTASLYRGDYRDAIRSLNSGARGAIQTINARWVDSVCFYAMLGETYYHAGRYQDALAQFDAACSLLLQNRQWLLRVQFEQLTPDPTVARRAAPWGVTGRQVVPARFGNTMAVSQGQFDNSQAVAQGGVVQQLQFWQVNVVEIMRCSALAIRRRNEILGPLAKYDKLSGDMTRLYAGGGGAPPNHWSNAWTSLLRGIAQAGVGDTTQAARSLEAAVLAGGRFDHPLTGLALLEQGRLAMAGGEPLVAESLLAEASFSAFQFSDPAVVDEAFRLIAMNRQAAGARDVSPLWQPAAAWARRDRFEHIAARAQLAAGEELLVVGNHAAAASALKDAQSRMRDARSGQLGIAAGLLDARLQYALGRDSAAAAFNAALAAQSDASLRNFQIALANQMFDAQTLPTRGAQDVYAQMLADPGAADLAFRFLDALAVMKTPHDAAFDRWFAAALERNNVGYLIEVADRAKRRRYHQLLPWGGRIDAMRLATAAPLGSRDPQSAQTRRDLLAGFPDLAAALATEQSLRTQIQQQWLPELELDAKRRQTRLWKEYAAAIGAREQEVAAAALTRVPVDFAFPPRAETVQVQQRLRPGQAILVFHDSPAGLSAMLMTSKTASHWNCGPAGRLGPAVTQLLRALGNYDANREISTDELASDEWHAASDKVFAALFEGARQPPHAIKELVIVPDGVTWYVPFEALWIEGEDRSASWISFTQIRYAPTVGLAIRHDGPWRRVQRTGVVLGSLSPGKTVEEQTDAAEIIRDAVTGAITLDGSLTAPGYVAGSALDGLVVLTDVDATSGGPLDWNPAPLPEDRRGALADWLLLAGTGPQRVVLPGLHTLAETGGRGSRRAGSLAPGDELFAGSCALASAGAETVLLSRWRVGGDSALQLVHDFLQEAPHSAAADAWQRSVQLAMETPVDPVNELRVRQGKSTEPLTAAHPFFWAGYMVVDTGWRPDEDDDQVEPADVEVPPAAGPVAEGEPPAEPAPADAPAAAPAQGDEVASETPPAPASE